In the genome of Acidovorax sp. 69, the window CGGTTCTGCGTTCTGCTGGACAATGCCCATAACCTGCCTCTGCAGTTGGCTGTGGAGTTGGGTTTGCCAACCGCCTTGCTCTTATGCGGCCTGGTTGTGACCTGGGTGGTTCGCAGCAGGCCCTGGAGAGAGTCATATCCGCCCCGTCAGTTCGCCTGGGGCCTACTCGCTATCGTGGGTTTGCACAGCCTGCTGGAGTTTCCCCTGTGGTACGGGCCCTTTCAGCTGGTCACCGTGTTGGCTGTGCTGCTGCTGGTGCGTTGGGAGGTGCCAAGCTGGGCGGAGCGGTTGGGGATTGCCCTGGTCGTGGTGGTGGTGGTCATGGGGGGCTATGCGGGTTGGGATTTCCACCGAGTCAGTCAACTTTACATGCCCATTGCGGAGCGAGCACCCTCTTTGCGCAGCGATACAGTGCGAAAGGTGGGCGGCACGCCCTTCTTTACGGACCAGGTCGATTTTGCATTGCTGACCACCCTTGGACTCACGGAAGATAACGCAGCGCAGGTCTTTGCCGTTGCCAATAAGCTGTTGCACTTTTCGCCCGAACCCCGCGTGATAGAGCCGCTGATTGAGAGTGCTGTGATGTTGGGGCTGGACGATGAGGCGGCTTTTCATCTGAAGCGCTATCGTGCGGCCTATCCTGCGGACTATGCACGCTGGCAAGAAGAAGGTCGGCGGCTTTCGTCGCGCCTGAGGCCGTGACGGGCGGCTTTGGGCACGCGTCTCGCTCAGGCTTTTAGGTCAGTTGAAGGAACCGGGTGATAACGGGCAGGTAGTCCCCAAAGTTGCCCAGTGCGTGGTCTCCGCCCTCTTGCACGATCTGGCGGGCTTGCGGATAGCGCCCCGCCATTTCGCGCCAGTCGAGCACTTCATCCCCTTTGGCCATGATGGCCAGCTCGGGGGCCGCGGGGGCATGGCCCCGCATGTCCAGGGCCTGGAGTTCGCCGATGTATTCCGGCAGAAAGTAGAACCGCTCGGAGGGGTTTTGCCAGGTGGTTTGCTCGCCGATGTAGCGCTTGAGATCGCGGGCTGGGTCCACGGCGGGGTTGAGCATCACACTGGGGCAGGTGGCGTGCTGGGCCACCCAGCTTGCATAAAACCCACCCAGCGACGATCCGATCACTGCCATCGCCCCACGGGGCCACTCGGCGATGCCCTGGGCCACCAGGGCCATGGCGGCTTGGGGCGAGGGCGGCAACTGGGGGCACCAGAAAGTAACCGCAGGGTGGTGCCGGGCCACATGGGCTGCCATCTGGCGCGCCTTGGCCGACGAGGGCGAAGATCGAAAGCCGTGCAGGTACAGGAGGTGTGTGGTGGTCATCAGAGTCAGGGGCGCGCAGGGCAGGGGAATCACTGCTTCATGCAGGGTGGCGCAGGCATAAGATAGGAGATACAAGGGCGCCACGCAGTGCGGCGTCTTGATTTGCCACCCTGCACCATGACCGATTTTGCCCCGCTTTCCACCGCCAGACGATGGGCTCTCGGATCAGGCGACAAGCCCCCCGCCTCGCTGGGCCGGTTTGAACTGAAGAAGCAGCTGGGCCGGGGGGCCCAGGCCACTGTGTGGCTGGCTGTGGACCCACGCCTGCAGCGTGAGGTGGCCATCAAGCTCATGCGCCCCCTGCAGGCCCGGGACCCATCGGTGCTGGAGCATTGGCTGCGCGAAGCGCGCCATGTGGGGCGCCTTGCGCATCCGTACATCGTGCCGGTGTTCGAGGCCGATGTGCAGGGCCTGCAGCCGTATATCGTTTTTGAGTATGTGCCCGGATTGACTCTGGCCGAGCACCTGGCCCAGCAGGGGCGGTGCACGCCACATGATGCGGTGGCGCTTTTGGTGGACGTGCTCGACGGCCTGCATGCGGCACACCAGGCGGGTATCGTCCACCGCGACCTCAAGCCTTCCAACATCATGGTCGATACCCATCGACATGCGCGGGTGATGGATTTCGGTATGGCTGCCCCGGTGCAGGCTGAGCCCGATGCGCAACTGGCCAGCGGTACGCCTGCTTACATGGCGCCCGAGGCGGCCGCAGGTGCTGCGCCGACGCCTGCGATGGATGTGTATTCTGCCGCGCTGGTGCTGATCGAGTTGCTGACAGGCAAACCACTGATTCATCAGAAAGACACCTGGCAGGCGCTGTACCGCATTGCCAATGAAGACCTGGTGTTGCCCGACGATCTGGGCCCTGGCGTGGATGACGGACTTCGGGCCATCCTTCAACGCGCCATCGCACGCGACCCCGGGCAGCGTTATCCGTCGGCTGCCGAGTTGCGGGATGCGTTGCGCGCCTGGGCAGCCCCCGCCAGCGCCCCCACGGCCGCGAGCAATGCCACGTTGGATTTTTTGTTGCGCCGCATGCGGCACAAGAGCGATTTCCCGGCGTTGTCGGATTCGGTAGCCCGCATCCAGCGCGTTGCCAACTCGGAAGACGACAGCATCAGCGACCTGACACACGAAATCCTCAAGGATGTGGCGCTGACCAACAAGCTGCTGCGCCTGGTCAACAGCGTGCACTACGCACATGCCAGCCGGGGCACGATCAGCACGGTCTCGCGTGCGGTGAGCCTGGTGGGTTTCAACGCCGTGCGCAACATGGCGCTGAGCCTGGTGTTGCTGGACCATATGCAGGACAAGGCACATGCCAGCCAGATGCGCGAGGAGTTCTTGCGGGCCATGATGGCGGGATCGGTGGCGGCCGAGTTGTGCGCCACCAGTCAGGCTGCTGAAGAAGCGTTCATTGGCGCCATGTTCCAGAACCTGGGGCGCATGTTGTGCGAATTTTATTTTCCAGAAGAGGCCCGGCAGGTTCGCAGTCTGGTGGCCTCTGGGCGCTTGGAGGGCGGAGAAGAGCCTGCGTCCTTGCAGGTGCTGGGGCTGGGTTTTGAGGATTTGGGGGTGGGTGTTGCTCGCGTATGGGGTTTGCCCGAAAGCCTGCAGCGCTGCATGCGCAAACCGCTGGGTTCCCCCATGCAGCGCGCGCCTGAGCAGGGCATAGAGCGTCTGCGCTGGGCGGCCATGGCGGCCAACGAAGTGGCCAGCACGCTGTTGTTCAGCGAGCCCGCCCAGCTCGAAGCCCAGTTGGGGCAAATCGGGGCCCGGTACGCGCGCACGCTGGCCCTGTCGGCCGAGGCAATTGCCGAAGCCACCCTGCGCGCACGCCACAAACTGGTGGCATTGGCCGAAGCGCTCGATCTGCGTGTCGCCCCCGACACCCCCGCCGCCCGACTGCTGAAGCTGCCCCCGGTGGCTGGATCGCAGGTTGTCCCCGAAGATGCCATCGGGGCGCATGAACTGCGCGTCAGCGAAACCCAGCCCCTGCCTGCGGTACTCGAATCCCAGGCCGGCGGCGCGGTGTCGGTGGCCCAGGTCAACGAGGTGTTGGCCGCAGGTATCCAGGACATCACCAATGCCATGGTCGAGAGTTTTCAGCTCAATGATGTGCTTCGCATGATTCTGGAAACCATGTTTCGTGCGCTGGGTTTTCGGCGCATGGTGTTTTGCCTGCGCGAGGCGCGCACCGACATGCTGACGGGCCGCTTTGGTCTGGGGGAGGGGAGTGAAACGGCCGTTCGTGCCCTGAAAGTGCCTCTCAAAGCGCAGGGCGATCTGTTTGCTGCGGTGTGCTTGCGGGGGGCGGATACCCTCATCAACGACGCGACCGAACCCCGCATGCAGGCGCGCCTGCCCGAGTGGTACCGCAAGGGGATCAACGCCCCGTCGTTCCTGCTCTTGCCGCTGCAAATCAAGGGGCAGACCTTTGCGTTGATTTACGCCGACCAGGCCGCAGCGGGCGGTATTGTGGTGGACGACAAGGCCCTGGGTCTGCTGCGAACGCTGCGCAACCAGGCCGTCATGGCCTTCCGACAGGCAGGTTGAGGGCGTTTCGTTCCAAGGCAGCCCGATAATCGGAGGATGGCCGTCGTATTTGAAAAGCCCACGCTGTCTCAGCGTCTTGCTCCCTTGTTTCGGGGGTTTGATCTTCCGCTCATTCTGTTAGTGGTCCTGCTGGCATGTGCAGGGCTGCTGGCCATGTATTCGTCGGGGTACGACCATGGCACACGTTTTGTGGACCACGGACGCAACATGTTGATTGCGGGCACCATCCTTTTCATGGTGGCCCAGGTGCCACCGCAGAAGATCATGGCCTGCGCTTTGCCTTTGTATGCCGCCGGTGTGGCCTTGCTGGTGGCCGTGGCGTTGTTTGGCATCACCAAGAAGGGCGCGCAGCGCTGGATCAATGTGGGTATCGTCATCCAGCCCAGCGAAATCCTCAAGATCGCCATGCCCCTGATGCTGGCCTGGTGGTTTCAGAAGCGCGAAGGCGCGCTGCGGCCTCTGGACTTCGCCGCAGCGGGTTTGCTGCTTGTGGTGCCGGTGGGGCTCATCATGAAGCAGCCCGACCTTGGTACGTCGCTGCTGGTGCTGGCGGCGGGCCTGTCGGTCATATTTTTTGCGGGTTTGTCTTGGAAACTGATCTTGCCGCCTGTGCTGATTGGCGGGGTAGGCATCTTCACGCTGGTGCTATTGGGCGACCAGTTGTGCGCGGACGGCGTGCGCTGGGTGGTGCTGCACGACTACCAGCAGCAGCGCATTTGCACGTTGCTGGATCCCACCCGTGATCCGCTGGGCAAGGGGTTCCACATCATCCAGGGCATGATCGCCATCGGTTCGGGCGGCCTGTGGGGCAAGGGCTTCATGGCGGGCACGCAGACCCATCTGGAGTTCATCCCCGAGCGCACCACCGATTTCATTTTTGCCGCCTTCTCCGAGGAGTTCGGGCTGGCAGGCAACCTGTTCCTGATCGTCTGTTTCTTGCTGCTGGTCTGGCGGGGCCTGGCCATTGCCGTGGGGGCCACCAGCCTGTTCGGGCGCTTGATGGCGGGGGCTGTGTCAATGATCTTCTTTACCTATGCCTTCGTGAACACGGGCATGGTCAGCGGCATCCTCCCCGTGGTGGGGGTGCCGCTGCCGTTCATCAGCTATGGCGGCACGGCCATGGTCACCCTCGGACTGGCGCTGGGCATTCTGATGTCGGTGGCACGGGCGCAGAAGCAGGACACGAAAGACCCCCGCCCAGCGCTCTAGAACCGGCCCCGTATCTTTGGGTAGATCGCTCACAAAGACTTTGAACAGGTTCTTCGTTCAGGCGGCCGAAGGGGTTTGCCCGGCGTTGCGTGCGCAGGGGCTTCGGGTTACAAAGCGGTTGCCAGCTGTGTTTTGGCAATCTCTGGAGGTGCTCCCATGGCGTCGAAGTTCGAGCTGAAGAAGTCCAAGAATGACAAGTTTGTCTTTAACCTTCTGGCGGGCAACGGGCAGGTCATTCTGACCAGCGAGATGTATGACTCCAAGGCGAGCGCGCTCAATGGCATCGAATCCGTCAGGAAGAACGCGCCCAACGACGGCCGTTATGGTCGGCTTTGCGCCAAGGATGGCTCACCGTACTTCACGCTCAAGGCGGCCAATGGCCAGGTAATTGGGCAAAGCCAGATGTACTCAGGAGAAAAAGCGCGCGATGCGGGCATCGAGTCTGTTCAGCAGAACGCGCCGGGTGCGGTGACCAGCGACCTCACAGCGGCTGGCTGACCAGGAATCCGGTTGATTGATGGGGTAGGGGCATGGTTCGTGTCCCTGCTTACGTGCGGGCATGGCTGCGCGCCTAAAATGCGCCAATGACTTTCCGCACCCCCACTGCCGCCCCTCAGCGCGCGGCGACCAGCCAGCGCATCGACGTTGCCCGTGAACTGTTGTTGACCCCCTTCGGTCTCGATGAAAGCCACCTGGCCCGTGCCCTGGCCGAGATCCGCGCTCACCAGGTGGACGACGCTGACCTGTACTTCCAGTACACGCGCAGTGAGGGCTGGAGTTTGGAGGAGGGCATCGTCAAGACGGGCTCGTTCAGCATCGACCAGGGCGTGGGTGTGCGGGCGGTCAGTGGCGAGAAGACGGCCTTTGCATATTCGGACGACATCTCCGAGGCCTCGCTCCTGGATGCTGCCCGCACTGTGCGTTCCATTTCGGTGGCAGCGCAAGCTGGGAAAGTACGAGTAGCTCCTAGAAAAATAGCGGTGAGTCGCAGTCTTTATCCTGGTGTGGACCCGATCGCCTCGCTGGACAGCACGGCGAAGGTGGCACTCCTGGAGCGGCTGGAACAACGCGCCCGCGCCAAGGATCCGCGCGTGGCGCAGGTCATGGCCGGCCTGGCCAGCGAGTACGACGTGGTGCTGGTGGCCCGGGCTGACGGCACGCTGGCGGCCGATGTGCGTCCGCTGGTGCGCCTGTCGGTCACGGTGATCGCTGAGCAAAACGGCCGTCGCGAGATGGGCTCGGCGGGTGGCGGTGGCCGCTTTGGCCTGGCCTATTTCGACGACGAGCAAATGGGGCAATATGTGGACGAGGCGGTGAATGCCGCCTTGGTCAACCTTGAGTCGCGCCCAGCCCCGGCTGGTGAAATGACGGTGGTGCTGGGCTCGGGCTGGCCCGGCATCTTGTTGCACGAGGCCATTGGCCACGGGCTGGAAGGTGACTTCAACCGCAAGGGCTCCAGTGCTTTTAGCGGCCGTATCGGCCAGCGGGTTGCGGCCAAGGGCGTCACGGTGCTGGACGATGGCACCATCGCAGACCGCCGGGGCTCTTTGAATGTGGACGATGAAGGCCATGCCACCCAACGCAACGTGCTGATCGAGGACGGCATCTTGAAGGGTTACATCCAGGATTCGCTCAACGCGCGCCTGATGGGTGTGCCCCCCACCGGCAACGGCCGGCGCGAAAGTTATGCCCATATCCCCATGCCACGCATGACCAACACGTACATGCTGGGTGGCGACAAGGATCCGCAGGAGATCATCGCCAGCATCAAGAAGGGGTTGTACGCCTCCAACTTCGGTGGTGGGCAGGTGGACATTACTTCGGGCAAGTTCGTGTTTTCGGCCAGCGAGGCCTATTGGGTCGAAAACGGCAAGATTCAGTACCCCGTCAAGGGCGCGACCATCATCGGCAGTGGTCCTGAATCGCTCAAAAAGGTGACCCTGATCGGCAATGACATGCGCCTCGATAGTGGCGTGGGAACCTGTGGCAAAGAAGGCCAGAGCGTGCCCGTGGGCGTGGGCCAGCCCACGTTGCGCATCGAGGGGCTGACGGTGGGCGGAACGGCCTGAACAGGACGCTCTGGACCGCTCGGAGGTCCCCATGTGTTGCGCGCCCCCACCAACTGCGTTTTGTGGTGGGTACAAAGCTCTCCACAGGCCTGCAGGCGGCGCAAAATGGGAGGCACCATGCCCGCCGCCACGCGCCCCAGTCAACTGCTGACACTCCAGTCTTTTGGGGATATCAGCCGGTTTCTGCGCGAAGGTGTGGCGGACGAAGACTCCCGCCAGTTGCGCGACAGTCTGGGGGCTTTGTCGACGCAGATCGACGATGCGGTCCGCGCTCGCCGTACCAGCACTGACACCACGGATATCACGCGCCGCGTTGTCACCCTGTCGCACTGCGCGCGTGAGCATCAGCTGTTCCTTACCGGCCTGGGTTCTGCCTGGCATGCTCTGTATGAATTCGGCGCCTACCAACGCGCGTTGCGGGAGCTGCGTACCGCGATCGCAGACTGGCTGCAGATGCTGGAGCGCCGCAGCACCAAGGAAAGTGCCTGTTTCGATCAGTTCGAACTTCTGGCGTGGCGCACGCTGGGCGAGGCACTTTTGTTGGTCGATATGTACGAGCACCAGAGCGATCCCCAGAGTGACCTGCAGGATGCGCCACCGCGCAAGGTGTCCGCATTGCAGCGCGCGCGCGCCTGGCTGAAGCGGTGGAGCCGCTGAAGTTGAGGGGCAAAAGGCGGGCGGTAACCCACCGTTGTGTCGTGCAATCACAACATCTTGGGGTTGTGGCAGTGGCGTACAGCTGTGCTACATTGGTTGCCATGCAAGTTCGCAGCGCGTTTTATTTTTGGTTTTTTATCTCGGTCCCCGGCGGATGAGAGGAAAACGCGCAAGCACACACACCTCCCCATACCAACCGCCGACGCTGCAAAGCCCGGCGGTTTTTTGTTTTCTGCCCTCCCGTTTTTCTTCATCCACCACAACTTCTACTCCACGAGGAAGCAACCATGACGGTCTCCAACACCCCCACCAGCGAAGCCTGGTACCGCAGCGTCGAAAAAACAAGCCAAACCGACGACGAACGTATCAAGGACATCACTGTGTTGCCTCCTCCCGAGCATCTGATCCGCTTTTTCCCCATCGGCGGCACGCCGGTCGAAACGCTGATTACCCAGACCCGCAAGAACATCCACAACATCATGGCAGGCAAGGATGACCGCTTGCTGGTGGTCATCGGCCCCTGCTCCATCCACGATCCAGCCGCCGCCGTTGAGTACGCGCGTCGCCTCATGGCCGCGCGCACACAGTACGCCGACACTTTGGAAATCGTGATGCGCGTGTACTTCGAAAAGCCACGCACCACGGTGGGCTGGAAGGGTCTCATCAATGACCCCTACCTCGATGAAAGCTACCGCATCGACGAAGGCCTGCGCATTGCGCGCCAGCTGCTCATCGAGATCAACCGCTTGGGCATGCCCGCCGGCAGCGAGTTCCTCGACGTGATTTCGCCCCAGTACATCGGCGACCTCATCAGCTGGGGCGCGATTGGTGCCCGCACCACGGAGAGCCAGGTGCACCGCGAACTGGCCTCGGGTATCTCGGCGCCAATCGGCTTCAAGAACGGCACTGATGGCAACATCCGTATCGCCACCGATGCGATTCAGTCGGCGAGCCGGGGCCACCACTTTCTGTCGGTGCACAAGAACGGCCAGGTCGCCATCGTCAACACCAAGGGCAACAAGGACTGCCACGTCATCTTGCGTGGTGGCAAAACGCCCAATTACGACGCCGCCAGTGTCGCGGCCGCCTGCAAAGACCTTGAAGCCGCCAAATTGCCCGCCACGCTGATGGTGGATTGCAGCCACGCCAACAGCAGCAAGCAGCACGAAAAGCAGCTCGAAGTTGCCCGCGACATTGCGACCCAGCTCGCAGGCGGTTCGCGCAGCGTGTTTGGTCTCATGATCGAAAGCCACCTCGCGGCAGGTGCCCAGAAATTCACGCCCGGCAAGGACCAATCGTCCGCGCTCGAATACGGCAAGAGCATCACCGATGCGTGCCTGGGCTGGGATGATTCGCTGCAGGCACTGGCAGAACTGTCCGACGCTGTCAAAGCGCGCCGCGCGCGCTGAGTTCGGGGCCTGCGACAGGCTCTAAACTCAGGCCTGTGGACTGCACATTTCTGTGCAGTTACAGGCGTGGATATCAGAAGAAAGGCGAACCATCATGCACAGCGAAGTGTCGGTCAGATTGACTGGGGATCAGGAGTTTCGTTTTGACCTGGCGGGAGCGGAGCCCATGGGCAACGAGGCCGGGCGACGTTGGCTGGACGAGCAGTTCATCTCGCTGGACTGCGAACCTCTGCGTGCCAGTGGCAAGGTGCTGTTGGCGGACAAGGTGCTCACTGTGGCACGCGCTGCCGGGGCATCGCTGCTGGCGGACCCTGCCTGGTCGAGCGACTTTGCGCGTGCTGCCAGCGCGGCTTTGGTCAAGCCCATCGTCAGGGTGGACGTGCCGGGAATGGCGGTCACGTTCTGAGCGCCCGTTTTTGGGTGATATCGGCGGATAGCGCTCTTGCAATAAGCGTTTGCTGCTATTGTTTTTGAAGTGCCTGTAGTAGCTTGGCGTGGATGCCCCCAAAGCCGCCGTTGCTCATGCACACCACGTGGTCTCCCGGGCGGGCTGCCTGTGAAACCTGGGTCACCAGCGTCTCGATGTCTGCGGCAGTTTGCGCGCGCTGACCAGGGCCTACTCCCAGTGGCGCCAGCGCTTGTGCCGCATCCCAGTCCAGCCCCGCCGTGTGACAGAACGCCAGGTCTGCGGGCTCCAGCGCCCAGGGCAGCTGGCTTTTCATGGCGCCCAGTTTCATGGTGTTGCTGCGGGGCTCGAACACGGCCAGGATGCGCGCCCCGGGGCCCAGGCTGCGGCGCAGACCATCGAGCGTAGTGCGCAACGCGGTGGGGTGGTGGGCAAAGTCGTCGTATACGGCAATGCCGCTCACAACGCCACGAAGTTCCATGCGCCGTTTGACGTTCTGGAAGGTGGAGAGCGCCGTGGCCGCTTGGTCGGGGGGTACACCCACATGGTGGGCAGCGGCGATGGCGGCCAGCGCATTCAACTGGTTGTGCACGCCGGTGAGTGCCCATTCCACACGGGCCACTGTGCGTCCACGGTGCATCACATCAAATGCCTGGGGCTCGCCCACTGCATAGAAGTCGCTCACTGCCGAACCAAAGCTGGTGACTTCGCTCCAGCATCCTGTATGTAGCACGCGGGTGAGGCTTTCTTCGAGGCCGTTCACGATCACACGGCCTGACGGCGGTACGGTGCGCACCAGGTGGTGGAACTGGCGCTCGATGGCCGCCAGATCCTCAAAGATGTCAGCGTGGTCGAATTCGAGGTTGTTGAGCACAGCGGTGCGGGGGCGGTAGTGCACGAACTTGCTGCGCTTGTCGAAGAAAGCTGTGTCGTATTCATCTGCCTCGATCACGAACAGCGGCGCCGTGCCAAGCTGTGTGGTGGCTGGCGTGGGGCGTTGTGGGGTTCCCAGCCGGGCTGACAGGCCAAAGTTCAGTGGAACGCCACCGATCAGGAAGCCGGGCTGTTGCCCCGCACTTTCCAGAATCCATGCCAGCATCGAGGTGGTAGTGGTTTTGCCGTGGGTGCCCGCAACCGCCAGTACATGGCGTCCTTGCAGGACATGCTCGGCCAACCACTGCGGGCCGCTGGTGTAGGGCTTTCCCGCATCCAGAATAGCTTCCATCAGAGGAAATTTGGGTGAACCGTCGGGCAGTCGGGCCCGGCTGACCACATTGCCGATCACGAACATGTCGGGTTGGAGTGCCATCTGGTCGGCACCAAAACCTTCGATCAAGTCGATGCCCAGAGCCCTGAGCTGGTCGCTCATGGGGGGGTAGACGCCGGCGTCGCAACCCGTCACCTTGTGGCCTGCTTCACGCGCGAGGGCTGCGAGGCCTCCCATGAACGTGCCGCAAATGCCCAGTATGTGTATATGCATGGGCGCCGATTCTAAGGTTCAATTCAGAACAGTCCTCTGGCGCTTGATGGGGCGTCAAATGAAGCTATTAAAAGTGTAGTGAATGGGGTGGTGCTTGGATGATGGGTCAGGATGGTACTTAGGGGCAGGCCGTCGCTCGTGTCACCAGTTCAAGCCACAATAGGGTCGTTTTCTCTGCTGTGGCCCTCCTTTTTTTGACTGACTGCCATGCACACACCTTTGAGCGAGGAAATCGCCCACACCACGGCACGCCTGGTGGTGGAAGAGGGGCTTGAGTGGGGCCCCGCCAAGCGTCGGGCATTGCGCCAGATGGGGTTGCCCGCCCGCACCCCATTGCCCGACAACGATCAGGTCGAGGCGGCAGTGCGGGAATACATCCAGATCTTCTGCGCCGATACACAGCCGCGCGAATTGAGGGCCCTGCGGCAACTGGCGCTGGTCTGGATGGAGCGCATGGCGGTGTTTCGTCCGCATCTGGGCGGGGCTGTCTGGCATGGCACAGCCACCCGGTTGTCGGATATTTATTTGCAGTTGTTTTGTGATGACCCTAAATCAGCAGAGATAGCGCTGATAGACCATCATGTGGATTACGAGCCCCGTACGGTAAAGGGTTTTCATGGTGAATCGGTCGAGGCCCTGAGCTTGGGCAGCAAGTCAGCTGAACTCAATGAGATGATCGGCGTGCACTTGCTGATTTATGACCTTGACGATCTGCGCGGCGCGTTGAAACCCGATGGCAAAGGCCGTACCCCCGCGGGGACATGACGGCCGTGCGCCGCCTGCTCCAGGAAACCATTGCGCCATGACGAACCCTGCTGATTTGCCTGTACCTGTGATGATCCCCTCCGATGCTCCATCGTCCGCACGCCGCCGCCTGCTTTATGCCGGGGTTGCTGGTGCGGCGGCGCTGGGTGGTGCTGGCCTGGCGTGGTGGAAGTTTCAGCCACACGCCATGGCATCGGGCGCCGAGCAGGCGCTCTGGGGCATGGAGTTCGACAAGCCTGATGGCGGAGCAGTCGCTATGAAGTCTTTCGCAGGCAGGCCGCTGTTGCTCAACTTCTGGGCGACTTGGTGCCCGCCTTGCGTGGAAGAGCTGCCCATGCTTGATGCCTTTTATCGAGAACATGCGGGCAAAGGCTGGCAAGTTCTGGGTTTGGCCATCGACCAGCCTTCGGCCGTGCGCAAGTTTCTGGCACGTATTCCCCTGGAGTTTCCGGTGGGGCTGGCGGGTTTGGGTGGCACGGACCTGGGGAGGTCCCTCGGCAACCTCACGGGTGGGCTGCCCTTCAGTGTGGTGCTGGGTGAGGAGGGGCGGGTGCTGCATCGTAAAATGGGGCAAGTGACTCCGCAGGACTTGCAGTTGTGGGCCCGCTTGCGCTGAGCTTTTCTTTCGGTGTTTCCCTCGTTGTGCTGTTGCCAGCGGCCCTGTTGGATGCATATTTCCATGATGAAGTTCATGGAAAATGCATGTGGAAGACTGCGGTAGGGCGAAATTGGAGTAAATTCGCGCCCTATTCAGTTTTATAGCCGTTGGAGCTCCCATGGATCTGCGAAAACTCAAAACCCTGATCGATCTCGTGTCCGAGTCGAACGTATCCGAACTCGAAATCACGGAGGCCGAGGGCAAAGTCCGCATCGTCAAGAGCGTTGGTGGTGTAGTCCAGCAGTATGTGGCTGCCCCCATGCAGGCCCCTGTTGCCCCCGCACCTGCCGCAGCCCAGGTGGCCGAGTTGCCTGCCCCCTCTGCGCCTGCTGTTCCCGCAGGCCACATCGTCAAGTCGCCCATGGTGGGCACCTTCTACCGCTCGTCCAGCCCCGGCGCTAAGGCTTTTGTTGAATTGGGCAGCCAAGTCAAGGAAGGCGAGACCATTTGCATCATTGAAGCGATGAAGATCCTCAATGAGATCGAAGCCGACAAGTCCGGCACGGTCACTCGCATCCTGGGCGAAAACGGCCAGGCGGTCGAATACGGACAACCGCTGTTCGTCATCGAATAAGGCGCTCATGTTCAAGAAAATCCTGG includes:
- the mpl gene encoding UDP-N-acetylmuramate:L-alanyl-gamma-D-glutamyl-meso-diaminopimelate ligase, whose amino-acid sequence is MHIHILGICGTFMGGLAALAREAGHKVTGCDAGVYPPMSDQLRALGIDLIEGFGADQMALQPDMFVIGNVVSRARLPDGSPKFPLMEAILDAGKPYTSGPQWLAEHVLQGRHVLAVAGTHGKTTTTSMLAWILESAGQQPGFLIGGVPLNFGLSARLGTPQRPTPATTQLGTAPLFVIEADEYDTAFFDKRSKFVHYRPRTAVLNNLEFDHADIFEDLAAIERQFHHLVRTVPPSGRVIVNGLEESLTRVLHTGCWSEVTSFGSAVSDFYAVGEPQAFDVMHRGRTVARVEWALTGVHNQLNALAAIAAAHHVGVPPDQAATALSTFQNVKRRMELRGVVSGIAVYDDFAHHPTALRTTLDGLRRSLGPGARILAVFEPRSNTMKLGAMKSQLPWALEPADLAFCHTAGLDWDAAQALAPLGVGPGQRAQTAADIETLVTQVSQAARPGDHVVCMSNGGFGGIHAKLLQALQKQ
- a CDS encoding TlpA disulfide reductase family protein; its protein translation is MTNPADLPVPVMIPSDAPSSARRRLLYAGVAGAAALGGAGLAWWKFQPHAMASGAEQALWGMEFDKPDGGAVAMKSFAGRPLLLNFWATWCPPCVEELPMLDAFYREHAGKGWQVLGLAIDQPSAVRKFLARIPLEFPVGLAGLGGTDLGRSLGNLTGGLPFSVVLGEEGRVLHRKMGQVTPQDLQLWARLR
- the accB gene encoding acetyl-CoA carboxylase biotin carboxyl carrier protein, whose amino-acid sequence is MDLRKLKTLIDLVSESNVSELEITEAEGKVRIVKSVGGVVQQYVAAPMQAPVAPAPAAAQVAELPAPSAPAVPAGHIVKSPMVGTFYRSSSPGAKAFVELGSQVKEGETICIIEAMKILNEIEADKSGTVTRILGENGQAVEYGQPLFVIE